The region ttgtcagcgacaaatatcgtccaggagatactattattcttccatccacgtgaacgtcgtacccgacccgtgttatgtttacactcatcGGCGTCCGAAGCCTGTCGACCTTCGTGACCTCTCATGcgttataccccgcggcagtgaggATGGTACTACGACATCTATCAGACAAgtatttgcgacaaatatcgagaaatgactgtacTGAGATTCTAACGTGTTTCAATGTGAGAGGCTTGAACGAAATACTGTAATGGCCGTCGCAGGAAGAAAATTACCTCCGTCACGCACGCAAATATCTCGTGCTCTGTTCCACGTCAGCTTGTGCTTCAAAAGCTTGTGGGCTCCTATGCCCGGTGTGATAACATAATCTGTCCTGTTGAAATTATTCACGCAACAACCGTGTGGCCATGTGAACATCGTGTTTCGGAGTTCGTCAACACGCACAACATTATATTCATGGGAGGTCTTCGTGGCTGGGATTGGACATCCCGAAACCAAGCGTGATAAGAAATCCGAACCCACCTCCAACTGTCGAACTCGCGATTGCGTTTGTACTTTGTATAAGAAGCAAGCATTGCGTAAATTTCAGCGAAGGACAGACGGTGTGTTCATTGTTCCGACACCGAGAGAGTTGCAACTAAAACAATATTCACCTGCAGATTTATTAGTCTGATCGTCGGAAGCCTGGCCAACTTCGAAGAACGAAACGACGAGCACGACGCCAGCGAGAGATGTCAGCGACAATTTACGCATTTTGCGATTATTCGAATCTCTTCGAAGTTCCAGGAAAACTAATTATTCCACAAATAGTTTGCAATATTCTATCGGTTCAACACCCGGACAATTAATTATCACTGGTTACTAATTAAGTTCGACGAACGAGCAACGGCCGCGAGTACGCATTATTATACTGGATCCCTCCTACAAGTTTTAAGCAGTCGATTATCGCCATTGCGAGTTATGCTTATCGTTGACCTTTCACTCGTATCAAATCGAGCTGGAACGTCCGTATCGTTTTCTACATTGTTCTCTTTGTGTGGGCAATTGTCACTGACGATTATTGTTGCGACGCGTACCACCCAATTAACGGTTTTCGGACCGTCCTTGGGTTATCTGCGCCCTAACCTTGTTAAACAATAGAATTGAAAAAAAACGGTTCTATCACCATCACCGAGAAGGGTCCGTTTACAACCCTACGTATCCAAATAAACTGCCGTTTATGACATCGCTAAaataaatcctcgaagccaTGGGACACAACTATTTAGCGATTTTTAACTATGTTTCTTATCGAACAACGTTCGATTTTTAACTACAGATTTCGTCCCCGAGCAACTGTTTGCCAGCTCGCGGCATCCTATTCATcgcattttcaaattcaatatatcttgccaggtccgaagcgcttcctcgttttattgtctgctacggtcatcCTGCAAATTCAACTCCGCCAATCACAGCCCCTAGGCCATTTCGAAAACTCCTCCCAAGAAGCGAAAATGACGAAGGGAGGGAAGCGTGAATTGGGACAGGAAGTAGACATAAGTGTCGCCAAGCACTAACATAGGGAGCTTCTTACCATAACACAACATCGTATAACGTCAACGTCGTGTCTCCAACACCGGGCTGTCGCTGTAACGCTTGTAACACCGTTTGTAACGGCGTATAAGTTTGTAAAAACGTGAAGAATCGCATCGGTCAAGTTTACCAAGTGTCTCATTCATAACATATCGCTGCGCCGGAATCTGTCTGCCGCGCGCATAAAACATGCGTTTCGAGGTGCCGGTACAAAGGCGTCGCCATCCTATCTTTCGAAAGAAAACAGCAGCCAAAATCGCGGGCTCCATGTGGACCCAAAATAAAATGGATGGCGACGCCTTTGCCCGGTACTTCAAAACGCGCATAAAACGCCTGATCTGGACAGGGTCTTAATTAGACTTCGAAGTTCATTCGAAGCACGACCGTTGCTATAATCACTGAACAGAAGACGTTGGCACGCCAATCAGTATTTCCCGACCTAATCCTGAAGTTGGCTTTCCTAACGAGAAATAACTTATTGCGACGACAGGTGGCGATGAATAACATTGTTTCACTTTATGCACTTTATTTACGTTCGGTTACACATGTACCCTTCACTAGCTGAATCTTAGCATCTTAGCACAGATTGATTTCGCAGATGAACGCATATTTCCGATCGCACGGGTAGTTGTCTATGCCTTTTAAAGGGCTATCCCGAAGCACCCcgcagtgactaccattaagcTGCTTGTCAGGCCGGGTGTCAGCCCATAGATTATAACTCATGGCAGCGAGTGGCTCGCCCGTTGTAGTCACCCACCAGTCTTCCTGGAACATATCGTGGACGCCTATCCAAACACCTCCCAGCGAATTCTTGCTCATCCAGGTTCGGAAAAGTGCTTCCTCCGCATCCGAATTAATCACGGCCAATTGAGCTGCGAGATAATTGTCATTTATTCCCGCCATCCGTCTTCGCAACTTTGTCTCGTGACTCGTGAAACATTGTCAAATTAAACAGTAATCAGCCGCTTTTACCGGACGTTTTAACCTCGCAATGTACCGTATGCGAATATGACGATGCTAATTAACATATTACTTTCACCGACAATTTACTGGATACATTGCTTCATTTAGACTAGACTTTTTACAGTCTATCACAGTGATATTAGTCCACTATTGAAAGGACGAtaccttttttaattttaaccctttcgcttcgagCGCCGGACATATCCGGCATCTAAATCAGTGTATATAAGTACCAGTTATATTACTAGTCTCTACatattaatatactaataatttGCGTTACATTATTGATTATATTAAACTTTTAATTGTGAGGTcctgtaaatatgtaaatacctGAAAACATGTCAACTGTAATTGgtccaatatttttagaataattaatataatattttatgaatctttacatttttaaaatataaagaatacgtGCTATATTAAagcatagtaattatttaagacttagaagaacgtataTACAGAAACCGCGAGCACTGTGCACATTTCTGGCGCATGCTTCCGTTCGGTGACGGCACTTCGGCGGACTGGACTGCCGAGGCGAAAGGGTTAAATCATGCGACTGGGATTCTCTTGAAAAGTTGAAACAATTACTTTACTGCATGACgtgaaacaattttgaaaaagttgcaaTTGTTCGGAATTCCAGAGAACGCACTACAAGCTATTGTTTTCTACTTTCTTAGTGCGGGACTGTACCGAAACTttcaaaaatgcaatttttagaTCTGTACTGAAAATTTCGGAACTGAGATTTTCAGTGATTGAAtgctttttggatccactgacTCCGTAGAATGAGTCAATCACAGTCCAAGATCTCGAAGatttgccagcgacatatatcgtccaggagatactattatccTTCCATCCACGTGAAAGTCGCACAGTGGCTAATttcgacaaaatcggattcaaaatcaaggaagtttcgataggaatgaggtagagcgatgaaattttttttaaattaaagctgaaactttgtagaatatgggaaaaataggaagattattaccatccaatcatttcaacgaaaaaatgacttcattagtttttgtcacaaaaatctattttttgcaaaatcctaaggtcgtagacaaattttgaaaccagatttgaaatcagcgtgaaaaagtctatgggaaatgatgtatagcatgttaaaaaaaattttttccgcgcgtggtattggaaaaagtaaattttcttgaatttgttcgcgtttaacgaattttctcgaggttaaaaaacgttcgtaccacaatctctctatttttcccatatcctaaaaagttgcagctttcatttcaaaaaaatttcatcgctctacctcattcctatcgaaagttcctcgattttgaatccgattttgtccaaattgcccaccgTGCGTCGtgcccgacccgtgttatgtttacactcctcggcgtccgaagcctctcgatcTTCGTGACATCTCACGGgttatactccgcggcagtggggatagtagTACGACTTCtatcagccaagtatttgcgacatatatcgagaaatgactgtacCGAGATTCTAACGTGTTTCAACTTGAGAGGCGTGCACGGAATACTGTAATGGGCGTCGCGGGAAGAAAATTACCTCCGTCTCGCACGCAAATATCTCGGGCTCTGTTCCACGTCACCTGGTGCTTCAAAAGCTTGTGGGCTCCTATGCCCGGTGTGATAACATAATCTGTCCTGTTAAAATTATTCACGCAACAACCGTGCGACCAACTGAACACCGTGTTTCGGACTTCGTCAACACGCACAACATTATATCCATGGGAGGTCTTCGTGGCTGGGATTGGACATCCTGAAACCAAGCGTAATAAGAAATCCGAACCCACCTCAAACTATCGAACTCGCAACTGCGTTCGTAATTTGTAGGAGAAGTAAGCATTGCGTAAATTTCACCGAAGAACAGACGGTGTGTTCATTGTTCCGACACCGAAGAGGGTTGCAACTAAAACAATATTCACCTGGCGATGTATTGGTCTGATCGTTGGAATTGCGAATCTCCAAAGCTTCGAGATGCACGTTGGAAACCTGGCCaccttcgaagaacaaaatggcgAGCACGATTGTAGCGAGAGATGTCAACGACAAATTACGCATTTTGCGATTATTCGAATCTCTTCGAGGTTGAAGGAAAACCACTTATTCCACAAATAGTTTGTAGTATTGTATCGGTTCAACACCCGGACAATTAATTATCACTGGTTACTAATTAGGTTCGTCGGACGTGCAACGGCCGCGACAGGAGACATTCAACTGAACTCTCGACGACGTTAGTTGCCGCGAGTACGCACATTCTTACTGCATCCCTCCTACAAGTTTTAAGCAGCCGATTATCGCCTTTGTGAGTCATGCTTATCGTTGAACTTTCACTCGTTTCAAATCGAGCTGGAACGTCCATAACGGTTTCTACATTGTTCCCTTCGTGTGGACAATTATCACTGATGATTACCATTGTGCAATCGAGTATCCATGGAAGGTCATATACTTGAGATTCAGCGAGTTTCATACCGAGGAGAAGAGtgtaaatcagaattactattgatgcttatatattttttattcttgatGATCATTATTATTGGTTGCGGAGGAAAGCCCAGGAAGCATGTGTGTTTTGGTTTAGTTTTAATATCTATTCAGTCGTAGTTGTTTCATATCTGTTCGGTATTAGCTATTTCAATTTATGATACGCAGGGCAATATACACGGTggcccaaaaatgttgtacttctttgaaagTGGTGATTTCCAACGTCCGTTGGGATAAATGTTTCAAAATTCCGCGGCTTTCTCAACGAGTTTCTAGcgaaaaatacggaccaatcagaccgcggctacagcagacggattgcggcttggccaatgccaacgccacgctcaacaAGACACGTCACTGcgccgcacagtgtgacgaatggcctttttagctggacaaaattaactttcaaataaacgaaaactaactgtgctaatataatctaaaataaccatgtattaaaacccttgaatattaaaacttaaaattcttttgttgtatgtttacagagcgtgtaaacttcacctacaAGACGAagacctaacctataaatgaatgggcacatttccatacgggATAGacatatgttaaaatgtactaaggagtgtttaaatttcctatatatgatggatataacatctcaaaacatgtattttcacttgagtaattccaaattatcgataacattcctctatttttgtaaattaagtgtcaaagacggtacttatttttccacagaaacgcccatgttactactcttcgttaatgaattagtatatgcgccacgtcggtccacgcgatgatttttacatataataaagtagagattctctactttattttaataccaaaattggcttgcggaacgttgcagaactatactaatttttacaatgaagttgcgtcgttttacgtacacgctcgtcaCAATCGtagctcgggccgggcgtttcgaacgcagacgatgccgattgccgtcaccacttattgttagcggtttgtttagtctcaTTCGTTGTATAtcgaaggaataaacaatgataagatccccgagttttcctctgaactttcttcgtatgaaaattcgtttcttcagtcggTAAACCCAAACATTTGTCGTAACACAAATGcgtttagatatattctatttacatttgtttataagttattGATTTTAGTTATCAGTataaaagttatttgtttttagcaACCGAACGTTTCTATTTAAGACTTCGATTTTGATCTccgttatttcttttgttttatttatattttcgtgtcattatatttttatta is a window of Halictus rubicundus isolate RS-2024b chromosome 4, iyHalRubi1_principal, whole genome shotgun sequence DNA encoding:
- the LOC143353759 gene encoding hemolymph lipopolysaccharide-binding protein-like, producing MRKLSLTSLAGVVLVVLFFEGGQVSNVHLEALEIRNSNDQTNTSPGCPIPATKTSHGYNVVRVDEVRNTVFSWSHGCCVNNFNRTDYVITPGIGAHKLLKHQVTWNRARDICVRDGAQLAVINSDAEEALFRTWMSKNSLGGVWIGVHDMFQEDWWVTTTGEPLAAMSYNLWADTRPDKQLNGSHCGVLRDSPLKGIDNYPCDRKYAFICEINLC